In Alosa sapidissima isolate fAloSap1 chromosome 11, fAloSap1.pri, whole genome shotgun sequence, a single window of DNA contains:
- the bbs10 gene encoding Bardet-Biedl syndrome 10 protein yields MAGVESGYVRSTLSVVSALEAVVVRSFGPNGGVVLFTRDTGEVLLTRHGQKILNSLHLEHPIARMVVDCIQAHCSVAADGSKSFLLLLASLLRRIHAHSKACKEMSNARARHLANQLLRLCYDGLDDIIVHQVMPHASSLYSSGYRGDTLEGLVRGYMAGRVGIGQAEVLVPIICQFCRKWNVGQGMAEPIRFIHKNFPLLHSTVLGLPIGRSCVQEGFLLGCDWTMFFERKSEEPIRVLVLNESVFVVNEAVSVFENYVCDSHATVHRLCVCAEELDVCVLLSPVKCPDLLLQQAQQKRLCVAECVDPPLLDLFCQLSQSRPAPVGHVATVTSVSRVVLGGHRLGCVGLTPTHTSHSSSEHILHPHTLLLCAPGPGSLDQCVNACQGVFTMLRSVCEAERTPQNSLPDQSEETPLHPVQSQPSNDKSEPSIPAPAPTPDQWHRLLHAGHVVPVGGVFDVLFHHFLLSSDWVAEPQVRSLLAESVLSVPRTLHSHKPRLFMQFQASLLDELRSGPSLKPWSGGVESVSCKQQLLASVLQCVCTLLSVDRVLHTHSHSHITKTSRHGEDDED; encoded by the exons ATGGCAGGTGTTGAAAGTGGATATGTTCGCTCGACATTGTCTGTGGTGTCTGCGCTTGAGGCAGTCGTGGTACGCAGTTTCGGACCGAATGGTGGCGTGGTACTATTCACTCGCGACACTGGAGAAGTTTTGCTCACCCGTCACGGGCAGAAGATTCTAAACTCACTGCATTTGGAACACCCAATTGCCAG AATGGTTGTGGACTGCATTCAGGCACACTGTTCAGTGGCAGCGGATGGCTCCAAGTCCTTTCTACTTCTGCTAGCCTCTCTGCTTAGAAGGATCCATGCGCACAGCAAAGCATGCAAGGAAATGTCAAACGCCCGTGCCCGACACCTGGCCAATCAGCTACTGCGCCTCTGTTATGATGGTCTGGATGACATCATCGTGCATCAGGTGATGCCACAcgcctcctcactgtactcctCCGGTTACCGTGGTGACACTCTGGAGGGGCTGGTTCGTGGATACATGGCGGGAAGAGTTGGGATTGGTCAGGCTGAAGTtctcgtgccaatcatctgtcaGTTTTGCCGGAAATGGAATGTGGGCCAGGGCATGGCAGAGCCAATCAGATTCATCCACAAAAACTTCCCTCTGCTGCACTCCACAGTGTTGGGCTTGCCTATTGGTCGGTCGTGTGTGCAGGAAGGGTTTCTTCTGGGCTGTGATTGGACAATGTTTTTTGAGCGTAAGAGTGAAGAGCCAATCAGAGTGCTGGTGTtgaatgagagtgtgtttgttgtgaaCGAAgcggtgagtgtgtttgagaacTATGTGTGTGACAGCCATGCAACTGTGcatcggctgtgtgtgtgtgccgaagagctcgatgtgtgtgtgctcctctctCCGGTGAAGTGTCCAGACCTCCTCCTGCAGCAGGCTCAGCAGAAGCGGCTCtgtgtggctgagtgtgtgGACCCGCCTCTTCTGGACCTTTTCTGCCAGCTCAGCCAATCACGGCCTGCCCCTGTGGGTCATGTCGCCACAGTGACATCAGTCAGCCGCGTTGTGTTGGGAGGACATCGGTTGGGCTGTGTTGGgctcacaccaacacacacttctcactCGTCCAGCGAGCACAtcttacacccacacacacttctgctctGTGCCCCCGGGCCAGGCTCGCTGGATcagtgtgtgaatgcgtgtcaGGGAGTCTTCACGATGctgcgcagtgtgtgtgaggctgaacGCACGCCTCAGAACTCTCTCCCTGACCAATCAGAGGAGACACCACTTCATCCTGTCCAATCACAGCCCTCCAACGACAAATCAGAGCCATCAattcctgctcctgctcctactCCTGACCAATGGCATCGGCTTCTGCATGCTGGGCATGTGGTTCCAGTGGGTGGAGTTTTTGATGTTCTGTTTCATCACTTCCTGTTGTCCTCTGATTGGGTAGCTGAGCCTCAGGTACGCAGCTTATTGGCTGAGTCTGTTCTTAGCGTGCCCAGAACGCTCCACTCTCACAAGCCCCGCCTCTTCATGCAGTTCCAGGCCTCCTTACTGGACGAGCTCCGCTCTGGCCCCTCCCTCAAGCCCTGGTCAGGTGGGGTGGAGAGTGTGTCCTGTAAACAACAGCTTCTGGCCTctgtgctgcagtgtgtgtgcacgctgctCTCCGTGGACAgagttctacacacacactcacactcacacataacgAAGACATCACGCCATGGGGAGGACGATGAGGATTGA
- the syt1b gene encoding synaptotagmin-1b, translating into MSDWNGLGFLLLGARLITVCGEALVAPGATLAPPIASMNPKETGPSGRPPTPGPTQHTRVNELREKFMNELKHIPLPKWAVVALVFVLLLLLLSCCFCCCRKTLFKKKKEKKGKEKGGKNDLDLDLDLTDMKDERTPQALKHDTDTVDEEEDSKEEVRLGKLQFSLDYNFTDAALMVGILQATDLPAMDMSGTSDPYVKLYLLPDKKKKFETKVHRKSLNPTFNENFTFKVPYAELGGKTLVMIVYDFDRFSKHDAIGDVRIPMNKVDFSHVTEEWRDLQKPEKEEQEKLGDICLSLRYVPTAGKLTVVVLEAKNLKKMDVGGLSDPYVKIHLLQNGKRLKKKKTTVKKHTLNPYYNESFSFEVPLEQMQKVQVAVTVLDYDKIGKNDAIGKVFLGLNSTGTEQRHWADMLANPRRPIAQWHALKPEDEVSAELAKK; encoded by the exons ATGTCTGACTGGAATGGCCTTGGATTTCTTCTCCTGGGAGCTAG gttgatcACTGTGTGTGGAGAGGCTCTGGTGGCTCCTGGTGCTACATTGGCTCCACCCATTGCAAGTATGAACCCAAAGGAGACGGGGCCAAGTGGACGACCTCCGACCCCTGGGCCGACGCAGCACACCAGAGTCAACGAGCTTAGGGAGAAGTTCATGAATGAGCTCAAGCATATACCTC TTCCCAAGTGGGCAGTGGTGGCTCTAGTCTttgtgctgctcctgctgctgctgagctgCTGTTTCTGCTGCTGCCGTAAGACTCTGttcaagaagaagaaagagaagaaaggaaaggagaagggagggaagaacgaccttgaccttgaccttgacctCACGGACATGAAGGACGAGAGGACACCGCAG GCCTTGAAACATGACACTGATACagtggatgaagaggaggattcCAAAGAGGAAGTCAGGCTGGGCAAGCTCCAGTTCTCTTTAGACTACAATTTCACTGATGCTGCC TTGATGGTGGGCATTCTGCAGGCCACAGACCTCCCGGCCATGGACATGAGCGGAACATCTGACCCCTACGTGAAGCTCTACCTGCTGCCCGACAAGAAGAAGAAATTTGAGACCAAAGTCCACAGGAAGTCCCTCAACCCCACCTTCAACGAGAACTTCACCTTCAAG GTCCCCTATGCGGAGCTGGGAGGGAAGACGCTGGTCATGATCGTGTATGACTTTGACCGCTTCTCTAAGCATGATGCCATCGGGGACGTCCGCATCCCGATGAACAAAGTGGACTTCAGTCACGTGACCGAGGAGTGGAGAGACCTGCAGAAACCCGAGAAGGAAGAG caaGAAAAGCTGGGTGATATCTGTCTGTCCCTGCGATACGTCCCTACTGCGGGCAAACTAACTGTGGTAGTTCTGGAGGCCAAGAACCTCAAGAAGATGGATGTGGGCGGGCTCTCAG ATCCCTACGTGAAGATCCACCTGCTGCAAAATGGGAAAAGGTTGAAGAAGAAAAAGACAACGGTGAAGAAGCACACGCTGAACCCGTACTACAACGAGTCCTTCAGCTTCGAGGTGCCCCTGGAGCAGATGCAG AAAGTGCAGGTGGCTGTGACTGTGCTGGACTACGATAAGATCGGTAAGAACGACGCCATCGGAAAGGTGTTCCTGGGCCTGAACAGCACGGGCACCGAGCAGCGCCACTGGGCAGACATGTTGGCCAACCCCAGGAGGCCCATCGCCCAGTGGCACGCCCTCAAACCAGAGGACGAGGTTAGCGCTGAGCTTGCCAAGAAATGa